CAAGCGGACAGTGTGCTATCATCCGTTACGGGAGTGCGAAAGCTGCGAGCGTTCATCCGAATGCCTTTTCTATGCGGCCTATCAAAAATCCTCCGCGAAGAAAGGTCGTGGCCCTCCTCCACGACCGATCATCCTCGTCCCTCCGTTTTTCGGAAAGGAAATGGGATTCGCAGATGGGGTAAGACTCGAATTGAAGCTTCTGATGTTTGGCGATTACATCCGCTATTTTCCGCACACCATCCTAGCCCTCCAGCAATTCGGGAGCTACGGACTGGACGACGCAAGACACATAGGACAAAACAAGTTCGAGGTGGTGGAAGCTAGGTGCGAGCTCTCGGGCGGGATAGTCTACGATGGGAGCAAGATATATCCCTCAAACATTAAAGCGGTGGATGTCGTTGATCTACCACCTGTGAAGCATAGGCACTTACGAGTGGGCTTTAAAACCCCCATCGAACTCCCCCTTGGCTTCCCACCCTCTCCCCAGCATCTCCTGAAGCTCATCCGCCAGAGGCTGGTTCTCCTCGTCAACGAGTATGGGAGCGGAAAGCGTGTCCCAGAGCCTAAGTGCGAAGGAAAGGTCAAACAGGTTGCAAAGCATTACCATAGGCTAATAGGTTGCTCCCAGCGCTCGGGCAGGAGGGAATTCTGGAACTGCTGGACCGGCATAGCCGAGTACGAATTCGAAAAGATCGACAAAACTGGTGAGTGGCTGCTCGGCGTGGGAGGGGTGCTGGGGGCTGGGGCCAAGTCCTCCTTCGGGATGGGCTTCTTGGATCTCCGTGGGAAGAATCAACTAGGACCCAGTCCTGCGGGGACTTGAGTTGTGAACTTCTTTATAAATCCCTCCTGCAGAAACCGAAGTTCACAAACCGGGGCCCGAAACCTTTAAAGATGGGGGGCGAGAAACAAAAGAAAGGGGGGGTTTCAGTAGGATGCCCCTGAAAATGGGGATTGAAAGACTGGTTGGCGGTCTTGGTGGATGGGGATGTATGGTGTTTCAGTAGGATGCCCCTGAAAATGGGGATTGAAAGTCAGCCAGTGGAAGGGAAGGCCTTACGTGCGCACGTACGTTTCAGTAGGATGCCCCTGAAAATGGGGATTGAAAGGTGAATTTTTTGTTTACTACGTCATAAATTCCTGCCGTTTCAGTAGGATGCCCCTGAAAATGGGGATTGAAAGAAAACGGGCAACTATATGCCGCCAGTTTTGTAGGTGTTTCAGTAGGATGCCCCTGAAAATGGGGATTGAAAGAGCTGGAAAAGAACGGTAAAGTGGTAAGAAGTCAAGTTTCAGTAGGATGCCCCTGAAAATGGGGATTGAAAGCGCTGTTCTTCGTCGGGGAATGGGCCCCGCGCTTCGGTTTCAGTAGGATGCCCCTGAAAATGGGGATTGAAAGCTAGCTTTATTTTCTGCTCCGGCCGTATGAACACACCGTTTCAGTAGGATGCCCCTGAAAATGGGGATTGAAAGTCATTACCGGATCCGGCTCCAGATCCCTCATTTCGTTTCAGTAGGATGCCCCTGAAAATGGGGATTGAAAGTCTGACTCCTTATCACCAATTTTTTCGCTTGTTATGTTTCAGTAGGATGCCCCTGAAAATGGGGATTGAAAGGGACAATAGGGCTAGACAACATTCTGGCAACGGCAAGTTTCAGTAGGATGCCCCTGAAAATGGGGATTGAAAGAGGAGTGGTACCAGTACTCATATGATTTCTCATACCGGTTTCAGTAGGATGCCCCTGAAAATGGGGATTGAAAGTTCACTCTATCGATTGTCCATTCTTTTTCCCTGGCTGTTTCAGTAGGATGCCCCTGAAAATGGGGATTGAAAGCACGCATAACCTTCCCCCAAACCACCCGGGGGCCGTGTTTCAGTAGGATGCCCCTGAAAATGGGGATTGAAAGATACGCCCAATAACGCAGTTCAGCGCAACGTATCCGTTTCAGTAGGATGCCCCTGAAAATGGGGATTGAAAGGTTTTCTCCTTCCCGGGGGGAGATTTCCGGGTCTTGTTTCAGTAGGATGCCCCTGAAAATGGGGATTGAAAGTGCACACCGTTCCCTTGGGGTCGTAGGGCACGGAGGGTTTCAGTAGGATGCCCCTGAAAATGGGGATTGAAAGCCGCCGGCGGGGGCGATAAAAGCCCACGGTTTATGCGTTTCAGTAGGATGCCCCTGAAAATGGGGATTGAAAGTCAGCTCCGAATCGATGTCCAAGTTCGTGTATCAAGGTTTCAGTAGGATGCCCCTGAAAATGGGGATTGAAAGAACCTGGAAGCCTCGATACTATTGTCCCAATTGTCGGTGTTTCAGTAGGATGCCCCTGAAAATGGGGATTGAAAGTTCTTTCCGAAAATCGCTTCACCTTCACTCCCAACGTTTCAGTAGGATGCCCCTGAAAATGGGGATTGAAAGTCATTTCGTGATTTAAGAAGCTTTTCAAATATTTCGTTTCAGTAGGATGCCCCTGAAAATGGGGATTGAAAGACTTCCACCAGCTTTCTTGTTCCATAACGGGTTTCGTTTCAGTAGGATGCCCCTGAAAATGGGGATTGAAAAAAAAGAGGATCACTGGCTCGGAAGTGAAAGCAAGAGTTTCAGCCTCTCCCAAAGTTATATAAATACCTCTTCACGACCCTGCGTACCTCAACACTCACCGTTGCTCCCAATCCTATCCCTCGCTTTCTGAGCCCTAGGTTTCCTCTTTGTGAGCTCCTTTGATGTGATATACTCAGATGCCTTTTAGCTCCTCCGAGGCAGCCTTCAGAAAATGTGAAGATATGTGAATGGAACAATGAGAATACCGGACTTTCAAGCCCACACGGGTGAAAGACCCTACACTTGAATTTCCGCTTAAATTCCCGAAAATCACGTGCCAGGATTCAGCCAATTTATAAAATTGTCTAAGTCCAGCTTCTCTCCAGTGAAAGGATCGGCCAGCTTTGCCCCGTCATCTCCCCGCAAGTCGGCAATCCAAAATTCACCACTCCTCAGCTCCAACTCACCCATCCCCACGCTTTTCCTCGCCCCAAGTGAAAGCCCCACCGACTTAATTAAACTAAGCGTTTCCGCGAGAAGTTTCGCCTCCAAACTACCGGGCTCAAGATTGTCTACTATGAACCATAGTCCCAGCTTGGAAGGCTTGACTGATTCCAAAAAGTATAAGTGGTGCTCGCTCGCCCTCCCACTCTTTCTGTCAATCCCGACTCCCGGTTTGTCCTGGATGCTCGCCTCCAAAGGAATATCCAGAAATCTGAGCTTCGAGGCAATCTTCTGCCCTCCCATCAGCCTGTACAGGGGGTGCCTTACCGTCGCGTACTCCACCGCAATTTTCTTTAATGTTTCCCTGTTTTCCGGTAGCAGCTCTAGCTTTGCCCAGTCCTCCTCACTCTTCACCCCCAGCCGCTCCAACTCGTCCTCCAAGCCAAGCGAGCGAAGCAGGGGGAGGATTCCCCTTTGTTGCAGCACCCACTGGACTGCCTGATCAACCTGCTCCTTCAGGCATTCGAGCTTCCCCTCCCCTATTTCGAACGCGTCCGGAAGACCCGGAACGCTCACGGTCCTCGCAACCTGCTCCACAAGCTTTCGAATGGCACCCTTGACGGAAGATGCTGGAATCAGAACCTTCTCCCCGATTTTAAGGATCTCCCTCCTGACCTCCTCCCCCCCGGCCCCAATGTGCAAAAGCGACCTACCTTCGAATTCTAGCCTTCCAATCACCCTATTCTTCAACGGCAGGAGATGGCTCATGTTCCCTCCACCGGATGCCCAGCCAGCGGGAGGAGCTGGTTCACGCAGCACAATGTCTCGCCTCCCCATTTCTCCACGGTCCCCAGGATTCCCAGGGAGGCAATGGCCTCCCAACTCACATTCCCAACCACTCTTGCCCTCAAGATACTCCCTTGATAACATACACTGTAAAAGGTCGGCCTGCTCCTCCCCCTGAGCATGTCCCATCCCGCCTCATATGGCCCAGCCCTTCCATAAACTTTTTCTATCACAAGGGAGCCCTCAGCAGGTCTACCGATTCTATTCCCTATCGGTTCCAGCTCAATCATGGTCGGGAAGGGAGTAACCCTCTGGCCGCCTCCCAGAAGGGGGGAGAGAGCGTACAACACAAGAATCCCATCGATGGAAGCCTTTCTGCAGTATTCTTCGAGCTTTTTCACGTCCAGCTCCCGCAGACTCAGCCTGGCTTCCCCGAATCCTCTAGTCACCCCTCTTCCGATCCAGATTTCCAGCGGATTAGGAATTTCGTACGGAGTGGCAAGATAGGCCCAGAACATTTGCCCACTTTCAAGCGCGTCGTACTCGTAGAGCATGCCTCCCTCAACCGAGGCCCTGTCCTTGTTTACACCAGCACATACGGAGGAGGTGAAACTGACCTTCACTCTCTCACCGTTTGGAAGAGCTGGTCCCGGATGCAGGCTTTCGAGGCTCACATGACCATACCTGCAGCTTGTCGGAATGGTTGGTTCTTTCCCTTTCTCGATCTCCATGCGAGCCTCCCTTCCCCGATTCTCGCAAGGATTCTTCTCCGGTTTGCATAGTTTACACTTGAAGAAGAAGGGATGAGCAGGCCAGCTCCGCTGCCCGTCGACGAGTGGATAGGCAGGCGTGCAGATGAGGGAGGGATCATCCGCCTCCTTTTCGAGCTCGCTCCGCGAGATTTTGTCATGATAGTAGAGGGAGGATAGAATTGCCCCCCTCAAGGTTGTTCCGGGTATAAACTCGAGAGCTGCCTTGAATCCGCGCTCGGTTCTGCGGGAAGTTATAAGTGCCGGAGATCTCAGTTCAATCCGGACCTCGTAAAACTTCATATTTTCCCCTCCCACAAAAATTTCTCGAGTTCTTCCACGAGTTTAAGCCACCTTCCCTCCACTCTTCCCCGAAGCCCAGCCGTCCCGCCTATCTTCAGGTCGAGGAGGGATTTTCTCCCGGCCCTTCCCGTTCTGAGTTCCGCAAGCGCGAGGAGCAGAAGCCCGAGAAGCCCAGCCCCATCCTCCATGACCCTTATCGTCCCCCTGAAGCTTCCACCATATGAGTGCTCCTGGGTAAAAAGGCCTCCCTCTTCGGCCTTATTGCTTTTGTCGTCAATCCTGACCCTCGTGAACCAGAGGAGTTCATGTTTTCCGACAGCCTCCAGGTTCCCTACGATGAGTTTTCCCTGCGATCTCACGGATCCGAAAAGTTTACAGACGTCACAGGAGCCACAGAGTTCTTCGGGCCTTATCTTGCTGCAAGAGGAAAACCCATACGTTTCAGCTACTCTCGATGCAGCCGACCTCAGAAGGCCCTTGAAGGTCGAACCCGGAATGAAAATCTTTCCCCTCTCCTTTATGAAGGGAACGTCTGGCCCAAAAACCTCGACCGTCCCCCCACCAACCGTGAAGAGCCCGACGGGTCTGGCCTCGACCTCGAATTCTATCATGCAATTCCCCCCAGTGCAAATTTTATCAGCAGTTCAACGTCACCGAACGCCGCCTTTCCCCACCCCTCCGCGCACGCGTCCACGGCCATCCTCCATTCTTCCCTATTTTTCAACCTAATCTGCTGCCTCCTCATGTAGAGTTTTGAGACCTCGTTTAGCAGCTCCTCGTCCGCCCCCCCACCCAGAATTCTCTTCGCAGCCTCGACAGCCTCCTTGATGCAACGCCTAACCCTCTTCGCAAGCTTCTTAACCTTATTATCTTCCCTATCTTCCCTCGAGGTATCCAGCGCCCACCTATACCAGTCCCCGTGCGAGCCCCCACCGGAAAGCTTTTGAAGGATCTCGCCCAGCCTTCCCCCATTTTCAACCACGAAAGGCTGAAGAGTCATCTTCTTCCCTTCCAGCTCTTTTCTCCGGTAACGAACGGCGGTAGAGGAGAGAGGAACCTCGCAAACATCGTAGCAAATGGCCCCCCGACTCACCTTTTCCCTCGTCCTGCTCTTCGCTTCCCTTTCCAGCTCATCCGCAGCATCTATCAGGGACCAAACCGGCGCCTTCGCACCCCCTGCTGCCAACCCAGCCGAAAGTCCCCTCACCTCCCCCATGTAGGTCCTGAACCTGGAGACGAGCGAGTGGGTGAAGATGGGTGCATACCAGGAGCTCATGAGCGCGAGGGAGTCGTCCCCTCCCATATACAGCAGTCCGAGCTCGAGTCTCGCGATGGCCTTTCTCGCCTCCTGCCCATCCTTCCCGCTCAAGGCGGTGTAAAGTTCGCGGGCCGAATCCTCGAAGGCCCTCTTGAGAGAAATATCTATCCTCGCACTCCTTTCACAGGCATCCGTTATGGAGATGGCGGAGGCCATGAAAGCCCCCATGCAGACCCCATCCACCTTCAGAACAGCGTAATTCCTCTGCTCGACACCCCTTCGAATTTCCTCCAGATCGTGACCGGCGATGATTTCCATCAGTTTGACCGAGGCATCCTTCCACTCACTTTTAAAGATCTCCTTGGGCGAACCTAACCCCTCTCCTGGGAGGAAGATCTTCGTTTCCCATCTCTCCTTGAAATGGAATTCGTCCCCGAGTTTTATCAAATCGTTACAAACCTTACAGTAGTCCTCCACCTCCGCAATCCTTGTGAAGCAGCACTTGCACTTTTTCGCATCGCCCCTCTCCACCCGCGCCTCTTCACGCGAGGAGATCTTCTGGAGGCCCATCTCCCTCGCCATACTTTCGAGCAGGTCTGGGAAGAAGGCTAAGAACTGGGCGGTTACCATCCTGAGCTCAAGGGGGATTTTTTCCCTCGCAAGAACGCCGGTATACTTCTTAACTGCCCCCTCGATCTCCCCCTTCAGTACCTCCGGGAAGACGAAGTACAGGTTGCCCCCGCCGGAATAAAGGAACGCCTCCATCGGGAACCAGGCCCTCCGCTGAAGCTCCTGCTGGATGAAGGCCGGAACGTGAACCAGGACCGCCGTCTCGATCACATAGCTGGCGGCCGCGACCGCCTTCAGCTCGGTTGGAGTTCGGATGAATCTCTGGATCCCTCCGAGGTCGACACATCCAAACCAAATCCCCTCCACCGGGGCGTAATAGTAACCGGGCGGGAGCGGGAGGGTTCTGACGAAAAGATTGCCCCCCTCCCCCGTATCCCTCCGAACCTTCTCGACGAATTCCTCGCTAAGCGACCTTATGGAGCCGGGAGAACTTCTTTCTAGCTCCACCCAGAAGTCCCAACCCTCAAGCTCCTGAACCTCCGGTTTTCTCCCGAGCCTTCCCGAGACGATTTCCTGAAGATATCCGCTTATCCGGTCGGTCGCCGAGGACAATCTGTCCGCCTCCCTGATTATCCTTCCCCCCTCCTTCTCGCCCCTGTGGTGATCCCTCACCAACCTCACAATTTCCTCCCTCTCCTCCGGGTCCAGGAAGTCGGTGAACCACTCCGCGATTTCGGCCGAACGCGCGACATGCTCCTTCGGGGCGAAGGGCTTGCCGACATCGTGGAGGAGAGCCGAAAGCCTTACCAGCGCCGCCTCCCTCCTCCCCAAACCCCGCTGGACGGCTAGGGCCCAGGAGAGCGCGGAGGTCGTGAGCAGGTGTGGAATGAGGCCCGCGCAGTTTGCCACGGGGCGGGTGTCCGCAGGCAAGTGGAACCAGCATCTCTCAACCCTTTCCCTTGCCCCCTCGACGATCTTCAGCAATTCCTCAAGCTGCGGCCTGAACTCCCTGTAAATCATGTACAGGTGGCTGGCAAATTCAATGGGGTTGTCTCTGAACTCCTTGAGTCTTGTTTCTGACACGAGCCTCCAAGCGAGGTAGGCTTTAAGCGGGCTCGGCAGGAGCGAGATCGGCTCGCGGAGAAGGGGAACTTTAAGGAAAAGAACCAGCAAATCCGCAACGAGTTCGAGCCTCGCTTCTCCCCTTACCTCCAGCGCGTTGACCGCCCGCGTGATGAAGTCCTTCGCAAGCTTTAGGGTCTTCCCCCATTCCTCGACATCTTTTTCGCTCAATTCCCTGACCGACAGAGTGCCATTTTCCCAGTAGGGGACGATGAAGGACTTGTAAACCGGATACGGCCACTCGGCTTTCCGAAAAACGTTCGCGGTCATCTTTTTGGACTCACCTCCTCTATATCCTTAAGCTCTCCCTCATATGCGCGCCTCGCCAACTCCACGAGCTCCTTCACGAGCCGGTCGTCGGCCTGCACCTCGTCGCCTGCTTTGATCTCAGTCGAATCCAACTTCAGTTGCTCCGAGAACTGGGATAATTTAAGTGCGTCAAGTCTGTATCTTATTTTTCCAATCGGCCCCACATACTTCAGCCTTCCCATGAGGACCTCCCTCCCGATTCTCCCATCCCTGAGACCCATTCCCCACAGAACCAGTCCCAATTCTTCCGGCTTCAGGTTCATGAACCGCACCTTCCCAGTAAAAACGGAACCGACCTTCGCAATCAACAATTTCAACCCGTACTGAAATTGCTGTGGGGAGAGCCTGCCCTCACTAAGGGTAAAGTCGCTGAACTCGAGCAGACCGATCAGACCGGTCGTCCCAAAGAGATCGCAGAGAAGGCATACCTTCTCCTGCTCCCCCCTCACGAAATCGCACTGCGACCCTTTTCCTTTCCTAGGAACGATTCTATTCTGTTTCACCGAGGACTCCCATATCTTGAAATGCCTCCAGGACCCGTCCTTCGAGGGGCCTTTCTGAAACCTTCCCGTCTCCGTGAAACAAGATCTGAACCGGCCATCCTTTTCCTTAAAGGAAAGCTCCAGCCTTGCCCTAACGTTCCCCTTTACGCTTGAGCCCGGTATGACAGCCCTTCCCTCGATCGAGGGGAAGGGCCAGTAGTCAAGTTCTATGGTCTGGGCTAGCTCCCTTGCCGCCGCTAGAAAGTCCGCCTTCTTCGGCAGCTCCTGCAGTTCCTCCTCATCTGCTTTTATTGGAAGTTGACCCGAGCCCACATGAAGACCGCTCACAACTTCGATGGAAACGCGTAGCTCCCCGCAAAGTCCTATAAACCTTCCCCTCGTCCTAGGCTCTTCTTGGATTACGTTGAACTCCCTCATATAGTTTAACCACCTCCCATAATTGAGCCAGCTTCCGTAGGACCCTCCAAGCTGCGTCTCCTCTCGCCACCAACCAATCGTTCTCCACCTCCATTTCCTCGACCTCCACATCTCTATCCAGCGGATCGAGAGCAGTCATTTTCTTCCCGGTTCCCCTAACATCTCGATTTCTGATCTCGATCTCCTCCAACCTCACTTCTCCAAAGCCCCTCGTCTTGAACCCTCCAATCTTCACCTCTCCCTCGTGCAGGCAAAGAAGGACTCTCGAGAGCAAACCGAGCGCGAAGTTAGGTAGGTTGAGGCAACGAATGCTCGACTTAAACTTTGCCCTCGGCTCAACATATTCTATATCGAAAAGGTTCTCCGCTTTCCCGGATTTCCTGCCGATTCGAATTCCCCTCCTAACACCCAGCCTGAATGGATAAAGCTGCTGACCGTCCCAGGGGAAAGCATCCAAAAAACTCACAAGTCCCTTGTACCCCTGTGTTCCAAAAATTTTGCACAAAAGACAAGCCTGCTTCGCAAACTTTTCGATATCTTTCTCCCGCCCAACCTCGCATCTATTTCCGGACAGCTCGCAGACTCTCAGCCCCTTCCACGCAAGGAGTTTTGCGCAAAAACTTCTGAAGACTCCCTTCAGGCTGGATCCCGGAATATATGGCACTTCCCCGAACTCGGAAGGAATTCTAAGAACAGCGAGATCGGATAGTGCTTCGAGTGGAGGTTCTCCGCCGCATCCGATTCTTAAAGGAGCTTCGTTTGTCAGAATAAAGTTGAAGGAAGTTTCCCTAAGAATGTTGGCATGTGAAATCCATTGCATGTTATTGTACTCTACCCTCTTTTTTCAAAACGAACCCTTTTTCGGTCAAGGTATACGTGGCGTAATTCAAGTCCTCCAAAACTGTTAGGCCGGACCCTACTGTGCTCCTCGCCCCGACATGCAGTCCCGTAGTTCTGAACATACGGAAGAGTGTCTCCAAGATTTTTCCTCTCTTGTCCGTATTCTCCTCGAAAACCGGGATGTTTATGATATCGACCCGAAAATCCCACCTGCAACCCGGGACCACCAACTCCTCGAAGAAAGGCCCGTGTGCTACGCTTCCGAAGTTTCTATCAATCGCGACTCCAGGCTTGACGAAGATTGGTGCTTCACCCTGAGGATATGCGTCATAGACCTTTATATGGCTCATTAACTCCTGATTCCCAAAAATCCCGCAAATCTCGCAAAAGTCACCCTCCTTCTCAGCTTTCGGAAGATCCCAGGGAGGATGGGGGGTAATTCCGAAGGAGGGTGCGAGGATTTCCGCCGTGGCTCGTAAAACCCCTTTCAGGCTTGATCCCGGTATACAGGCTACTTCCCCCACTCTGAAAACGGCTATGTCAACCGCTGCCTCGAGAGACGCCTCCCTTCCCGTCCCCACGCGGAGCGGAGTATGGTTTATAAGGATCCCCCTGATTTTGGTAAGACTCTTAAGTTTGTCGAAGTCTCTATAATCTGGCATCTACATCCCTAAAGACAGAGCTGGCGAATTCTTTAAGAGTTGATCTGATCTGCTCCTCTGTCTGCTCCTCTGTAGAAGCCTCCAGAATCCACTTTGCAAACACAAGCATTTTGCGGGCTTCTGTTCTGCTTCCGTTGGCTTTGTAAATTTGGTGAAGAATAGATGCCACCCGCTTCGCGAATTCCTCCGTGAGAAGAGCCTTCCCTCGCTCCTTTCGGTGGGACTGCCTTAAAGCAAACACAGCTGTTACATACAGAGCGAGACGAGGATCCCCTACGCTTTCAAGTGAAGCAATCAGCCTTTCGAGCTGGTTCTTTTCTATCTTCTCAGAGAGAGCTAAAGTTCCTATTTCGGTACCCCAGTTTATCAAATCCTCCTCTGTGGGAGGCATCGTTTATATTTGGTACTGCCTTTAAAAAATCTTACGTTTTAAGTTTCAAATTTTCTCAAAGCTCTGAAACCCAATCCTGATGGTGATTTTTTACTTTCAGGGTCTTTACTAATAACGCTTGGTGAACAGGACGAAGTTATAATCTCGCTTCATCATCGACTCTGCTGATAACCCTCCCTCCTAACTCTTTCGAGACTTAAAAGGTTAGAAACGACTCCCTCCAGAGATGACTACTGTGAGGTCAGAAAGTAGTGTTTGTGATATTACTTGATTTGGCTAAGTTCAAAAAAACCCATTCCAAAAGAGAACTTAGACCCGGCCCCCAGAACCCTTCCAACCGAAAGCAACCAGCGCCCGACCTCATCGATTTTCTCGAAGTGATATTCTGCGGTTCCCATCCACCCCTGCAATTCCCTCTTTCCCGATCTCATCGACCTGCCAGGAAGCCTCACGAGTTTGCTCTCAACAATCCTCCCGCTTCCCTCGCAAGAAAAATCCGGGACCTTCCTTCCATCCCCGTACTCGTTCACGAGAAGGATTAGCCGATGCCTAATCAGCTCCAAGAAATCGAAGGGTGAGGAGGGAAGCCCCTTTGGGAGCTCGATAGGAACCTTAAACTCAACCCTCACCCCATTCCCCTTAAAGGGCTCAAGCTCCCGAACCTCCACAGACTTAAGGTTCTTCACGTATATTATCCCATCCCCGAAAACCTTTTGCCCGCTGAACCAGCATCTTCCCTCCGTTATCCTGAAGCGGTTGAAGCCAAGCCTTCTGAGGTTCCCGAGCCCGTCTACCCCCAGCCACTGGAGGGTGAGAATCAGGTGGGGAAAAAATCTTATGTAATCTCCAAGCAGAACAAGATCGACCTCCATTTTTATCCTCCCTTTCATGGGTCTGCCAAAGGGTGGGATCACGGCAATGGGCCGGGGGGGAGGGGTCCTTCCCCTTTTAGCAAAGGGACGCATGAAAGCAATGTAGAACGGGCATTCGTCCGAAAGGTTGCATTTTTCGCATTCTTTGCTGGGACAATAGCAGACGAGGGGGCGGAGGTGCTGTCCTAGTCCTCCCCTGAAGGTTGACCCAAGCCAACCGGGAAGCCTGACAGGGGAAGAGAAAAGGAGGCTGAGTCTGGCCCTTGCTACATTCAGCATCATATATATTGGTAACAAGTACGTATTTAGCCGACCGCCCTGATAAAGACCTTGAAAATACTCTGATATTGCACGATCGTGGTGAATGCGAGAAAGTTTTTAGTTTAAATTATAAGAACTCAGAGCCATACAGAAGAAACTGATCCTCCCAGCGAATATTGAGGGATATTTTTTCAGAGAATCACTCAAGACCAAATTCGCTGTTGCAAAGGAGTACCCGGACTAGCGCGGAGGAAGGGGGAAAGGTAGTCTATAGAGGAACATCTCTCACACCAAGAGTTCCACCGAAGGAGATCGTCGGGGCTCTGAAGGGAGTGAAAAAGTCTGGCTCAACCGAAGCTCCGCCTTTTTTGTTCAGTGGAGCAATCCTTCCAGATGGTTCGCTATTTCTTTCCGTTGATTTTTTCTGTATCGAAGCTCCAGCTTCCCTGAGTACCGCAGTTCCGTGACATTATACTCCAACCCAGCATGTGCCAAAAAGTTGCGCCGATCGAAAGAAGGAGAGATTCGTTCACCAGAAAAGAGAGTTCTGAGCAACTTCCATTTGTTGAGTTCTTTTTTCCTAGCTTCCGCTTCCTCCTTTATCTTCGCCAGTTCATGAGAGATCAATGCCTCCTTCGAACGCTCATACCCAAATATCTTTCTCATCTTCTCTTCCAGCTCCTCCAGAACTACAGCTCCTTTCCTCTCGATGTTAAAGGACTTGGCAGCGAGCCAAAGCTTAACGCAATTCGTGAAATCAGGAGTGAAGCTTACCTTCCTCTCAACTTCTCCGGATCTTATTTCCACGTTTTTCCTCCACTCTTTCACGGCCAAAGACAACTTTTTCTCCAGCCGTTGAGGGTTGGGACAAAAAGTGTAAAGGCAAAGCGGAAGGCCGTTCACTATTCCACTGAGAAAGGCATTGAGTTCTTTGCTATTAGAAACTTT
The nucleotide sequence above comes from Candidatus Hadarchaeales archaeon. Encoded proteins:
- a CDS encoding RAMP superfamily CRISPR-associated protein; translation: MSHLLPLKNRVIGRLEFEGRSLLHIGAGGEEVRREILKIGEKVLIPASSVKGAIRKLVEQVARTVSVPGLPDAFEIGEGKLECLKEQVDQAVQWVLQQRGILPLLRSLGLEDELERLGVKSEEDWAKLELLPENRETLKKIAVEYATVRHPLYRLMGGQKIASKLRFLDIPLEASIQDKPGVGIDRKSGRASEHHLYFLESVKPSKLGLWFIVDNLEPGSLEAKLLAETLSLIKSVGLSLGARKSVGMGELELRSGEFWIADLRGDDGAKLADPFTGEKLDLDNFINWLNPGT
- a CDS encoding RAMP superfamily CRISPR-associated protein; translation: MIEFEVEARPVGLFTVGGGTVEVFGPDVPFIKERGKIFIPGSTFKGLLRSAASRVAETYGFSSCSKIRPEELCGSCDVCKLFGSVRSQGKLIVGNLEAVGKHELLWFTRVRIDDKSNKAEEGGLFTQEHSYGGSFRGTIRVMEDGAGLLGLLLLALAELRTGRAGRKSLLDLKIGGTAGLRGRVEGRWLKLVEELEKFLWEGKI
- a CDS encoding HD domain-containing protein, with the protein product MTANVFRKAEWPYPVYKSFIVPYWENGTLSVRELSEKDVEEWGKTLKLAKDFITRAVNALEVRGEARLELVADLLVLFLKVPLLREPISLLPSPLKAYLAWRLVSETRLKEFRDNPIEFASHLYMIYREFRPQLEELLKIVEGARERVERCWFHLPADTRPVANCAGLIPHLLTTSALSWALAVQRGLGRREAALVRLSALLHDVGKPFAPKEHVARSAEIAEWFTDFLDPEEREEIVRLVRDHHRGEKEGGRIIREADRLSSATDRISGYLQEIVSGRLGRKPEVQELEGWDFWVELERSSPGSIRSLSEEFVEKVRRDTGEGGNLFVRTLPLPPGYYYAPVEGIWFGCVDLGGIQRFIRTPTELKAVAAASYVIETAVLVHVPAFIQQELQRRAWFPMEAFLYSGGGNLYFVFPEVLKGEIEGAVKKYTGVLAREKIPLELRMVTAQFLAFFPDLLESMAREMGLQKISSREEARVERGDAKKCKCCFTRIAEVEDYCKVCNDLIKLGDEFHFKERWETKIFLPGEGLGSPKEIFKSEWKDASVKLMEIIAGHDLEEIRRGVEQRNYAVLKVDGVCMGAFMASAISITDACERSARIDISLKRAFEDSARELYTALSGKDGQEARKAIARLELGLLYMGGDDSLALMSSWYAPIFTHSLVSRFRTYMGEVRGLSAGLAAGGAKAPVWSLIDAADELEREAKSRTREKVSRGAICYDVCEVPLSSTAVRYRRKELEGKKMTLQPFVVENGGRLGEILQKLSGGGSHGDWYRWALDTSREDREDNKVKKLAKRVRRCIKEAVEAAKRILGGGADEELLNEVSKLYMRRQQIRLKNREEWRMAVDACAEGWGKAAFGDVELLIKFALGGIA
- a CDS encoding RAMP superfamily CRISPR-associated protein, with product MREFNVIQEEPRTRGRFIGLCGELRVSIEVVSGLHVGSGQLPIKADEEELQELPKKADFLAAARELAQTIELDYWPFPSIEGRAVIPGSSVKGNVRARLELSFKEKDGRFRSCFTETGRFQKGPSKDGSWRHFKIWESSVKQNRIVPRKGKGSQCDFVRGEQEKVCLLCDLFGTTGLIGLLEFSDFTLSEGRLSPQQFQYGLKLLIAKVGSVFTGKVRFMNLKPEELGLVLWGMGLRDGRIGREVLMGRLKYVGPIGKIRYRLDALKLSQFSEQLKLDSTEIKAGDEVQADDRLVKELVELARRAYEGELKDIEEVSPKR
- a CDS encoding RAMP superfamily CRISPR-associated protein; protein product: MQWISHANILRETSFNFILTNEAPLRIGCGGEPPLEALSDLAVLRIPSEFGEVPYIPGSSLKGVFRSFCAKLLAWKGLRVCELSGNRCEVGREKDIEKFAKQACLLCKIFGTQGYKGLVSFLDAFPWDGQQLYPFRLGVRRGIRIGRKSGKAENLFDIEYVEPRAKFKSSIRCLNLPNFALGLLSRVLLCLHEGEVKIGGFKTRGFGEVRLEEIEIRNRDVRGTGKKMTALDPLDRDVEVEEMEVENDWLVARGDAAWRVLRKLAQLWEVVKLYEGVQRNPRRA
- a CDS encoding RAMP superfamily CRISPR-associated protein, with product MPDYRDFDKLKSLTKIRGILINHTPLRVGTGREASLEAAVDIAVFRVGEVACIPGSSLKGVLRATAEILAPSFGITPHPPWDLPKAEKEGDFCEICGIFGNQELMSHIKVYDAYPQGEAPIFVKPGVAIDRNFGSVAHGPFFEELVVPGCRWDFRVDIINIPVFEENTDKRGKILETLFRMFRTTGLHVGARSTVGSGLTVLEDLNYATYTLTEKGFVLKKEGRVQ